A genomic region of Cannabis sativa cultivar Pink pepper isolate KNU-18-1 chromosome 1, ASM2916894v1, whole genome shotgun sequence contains the following coding sequences:
- the LOC133033693 gene encoding uncharacterized protein LOC133033693, which yields MEGERRRRVRVRKPLFDCTNTKNTANTQSSRSPSFSSLRLKPQKPLFSSSTVNKLLTTNNDGNSAKNTDASQNVSLRPPQVASPPLRPPMLFSASGRGNTEVLDPCSVKGPGQTTAKRKSKIPPTEELFGDVITAGKRRNIGKENIDPNTCTLASKKIDVAQSVVPKKNTSESVYLSPPPIVSEALDPCSVDVHRPTSEERKDTITPTEELFEDALIAEKRRKKGKEIVDPNTCSPATKKIDIIQSTVQKENTSELVYLSSPPIVSKPLEPCSVNVHRQTSEKRKSTITPSEELIEDALIAEKRRKKGKEILDPNTCTPATKNIDITQSTVRKENTSELVYLSSPPIVSKPLDPCSVNIHRQTSEKRKSTITPIEELFEDALIAEKRRKKGKEIVDPNTCTPATKKIYITQSTVRKENTSDMVYLSSPPIISKALEPCSVNVNRQTSEKRRSTITPTEELFEDALIAEKRRNKGKGIVDPNTCIPPTKKIYITRSSVKKGKTSESFYPSPPPTVSSPSRPSSLSISGGNTVDPFKPCHIYSCRRTAQKRKCTAEASDERLSDLLRARKCKGKAIAEPVSCPPATKIQKIGENIRETGGNSVSKANTVPTKKGQKKALSQEFIEQQRAYFAEIDAFELQEEEVEYLSE from the exons atggaaggtGAGCGAAGAAGAAGAGTTAGAGTTCGAAAGCCACTCTTCGATTGTACAAACACCAAAAACACCGCTAACACACAATCTTCTCGCTCTCCATCGTTTTCCTCTCTACGTCTCAAACCCCAGAAGCCCCTTTTTTCCTCTTCTACCGTCAACAAGCTTCTTACCACCAATAACGATGGCAACTCTGCCAAGAACACCGACGCGTCACAAAATGTCTCTCTTCGCCCTCCGCAGGTTGCTTCCCCTCCTTTGCGACCTCCCATGTTGTTCTCTGCTTCTG GTAGAGGTAATACTGAGGTTCTCGACCCATGTTCAGTTAAAGGTCCTGGACAGACCACTGCGAAACGGAAGAGTAAAATACCCCCAACTGAGGAGCTCTTTGGGGACGTTATAACAGCAGGGAAAAGGAGGAACATAGGAAAGGAAAATATTGATCCCAATACTTGTACACTTGCATCAAAGAAGATTGA CGTTGCTCAATCTGTAGTCCCAAAGAAGAACACATCAGAATCAGTCTATCTTTCTCCACCTCCAATTGTTTCCGAGGCTCTTGACCCATGCTCAGTTGATGTTCATAGACCGACCTCTGAGGAAAGGAAGGATACAATAACCCCAACTGAGGAGCTTTTTGAGGATGCTTTAATAGCAGAGAAAAGAAGGAAGAAAGGAAAGGAAATTGTTGACCCCAATACTTGTTCGCCCGCAACAAAGAAGATTGA CATCATTCAATCCACCGTCCAAAAGGAGAACACGTCAGAATTGGTCTACCTCTCCTCACCTCCGATTGTTTCCAAGCCTCTCGAGCCATGTTCAGTTAACGTTCATAGACAGACCTCTGAGAAAAGGAAGAGTACAATAACCCCAAGTGAGGAGCTTATTGAGGATGCTTTAATAGCAGAGAAAAGAAGGAAGAAAGGAAAGGAAATTCTTGATCCCAATACTTGCACTCCCGCAACAAAGAATATTGA CATCACTCAATCCACCGTCCGAAAGGAGAACACATCAGAATTGGTCTATCTTTCCTCACCTCCGATTGTTTCCAAGCCTCTCGATCCATGTTCAGTTAACATTCATAGACAGACCTCTGAGAAAAGGAAGAGTACAATAACCCCAATTGAGGAGCTTTTTGAGGATGCTTTAATAGCAGAGAAAAGAAGGAAGAAAGGAAAGGAAATTGTTGATCCCAATACTTGCACTCCCGCTACAAAGAAGATTTA CATCACTCAATCCACCGTCCGAAAGGAGAACACATCAGATATGGTCTATCTCTCCTCACCTCCGATTATTTCCAAGGCTCTCGAGCCATGTTCAGTCAATGTTAATAGACAAACCTCTGAGAAAAGGAGGAGTACAATAACCCCAACTGAGGAGCTTTTTGAGGATGCTTTAATAGCAGAGAAAAGAAGGAACAAAGGAAAGGGAATTGTTGATCCCAATACTTGCATTCCTCCAACAAAGAAGATTTA CATCACTCGATCCTCAGTTAAAAAGGGCAAGACATCAGAATCATTCTATCCTTCCCCACCTCCGACTGTTTCCTCTCCTTCACGGCCTAGTTCATTGTCTATTTCAG GTGGAAATACTGTTGATCCTTTCAAGCCATGTCACATTTACAGTTGTAGACGGACTGCACAGAAGAGGAAATGTACAGCAGAGGCAAGCGATGAACGTTTGAGTGACTTGTTAAGAGCACGTAAGTGCAAAGGCAAGGCCATTGCTGAGCCTGTGAGTTGTCCTCCTGCAACAAAGATCCAGAAGATTGG GGAGAACATAAGGGAAACTGGAGGAAATAGTGTATCGAAGGCAAACACAGTTCCAACTAAAAAG GGTCAAAAGAAAGCTTTGTCACAAGAATTTATCGAGCAGCAGAGAGCTTATTTTGCAGAAATTGATGCATTTGAACTACAAGAGGAGGAGGTTGAGTATCTTTCAGAGTAG